TCAAACCTTATTTTGACCTAGTCATGGTTTGTTGgccataacttcatcatatgtgCTCAAAATCACACAAACAAGATATTGTTGGAAATCTAGTTCTAGTATTAATTTAAATATGTAGGTGGTTTTTTAATATTCTATATCAATTTTTTGTACCAGTCCTCCAAATCTAGACTTCAATTTTCCACTTCCAAGGTTGTATCTTGCATAtctagactccatttttcaaaaaattagATATCAGTAGAAAGCCCTTAGAGTCCTCTATCtatattttaaatctttttttcttaattttttctcaATTATATTTATTCAGTATTTTGTTTTCACTTTATGGCTGATTACTTGGTTTTTTTGGTTCCTAGAAACTTTGTGTTTCCATTGGATGGTTTCTCTTGTGTTGTTCTACTTGTATTTCTAGTAATTTTCCCTATTTGGGAATTTTGAGCATCCTTTACATGTACGTATTTTCTTGTAGATGCACACAAATAAAGTGACTATTTGTATGTTTATAGAGATTTTGTATATTTTGTTATTCCTTAATTTGTATATGCACTATTTTATAAAGTACCACGGGGGTTGTGTAGTATCTTTTATTTTGTGATCACACCTTTGTATGGTGAGTGTCTCTACATGACAACATCGAATCTTAGAGATTCCTTTCCCATATGTGTGTGCATTGCTTACATACCCCTTTTTAGTTTTAGGTACTTTCTTGTGCACATTTAGATTTTCCTTCATGCACTACTCTATAATACATAGTTTCTGTGGACATGTTATCTCTCTCTATTATAAGCATATTAGGGGATTTAATTTCTGTGGACATGTTATCTCTCTATTATAAGCATATTAGGGGGTTTTTATTATTGGTGATAATGCTTTCTTGGATTCTCTTTGGAGTGATCTATGTATTTAGTATTGTTTCTATATACTATCTAGATGCAGTGGTTATTTTTTGGTGAGATGGAATTTTTACCATATAGATACTCTTGTGTTCCAGTTTTTTCAACGCAAATTATccttatttgataatttttttagaCTATTGGCAACTATATTTTCAACTAGTATTTTATCCTTTCATGATTGAGTAGTGTCATCAGGGTCACTTATGCAGATTCatgtgccatctgtatctttgatttccaAATAATTTGGCTTCATTTTCCATTTAATTGttcaagtagtgtcattggggGAACTCATATAGATTATTGTCTTCTTGATCCTAATCATCATCTTGGTTTGAGAGGAGGTTATTCTTTCAGCACTATAACATTTATCATTCAATAGTTGTCTACAACTTCTTTGTGCTTCAAGGATGTTCTTCATGATCCTATTTTGTTTGGAACATTGATTTGGAGCATTCTTAGTCTTatattctctttttctttctttggagATGATTGTTCTCCTATTGTGTTTTTATCGATTTCTCTAGTTATGAGAGATcatttttgtacatgggtaccacATCTAGCCTTTAGTTGTTCAGAACCAATTTTTCCTTTCATGCATTTAGTCAATTTTTACTTCTCCCTAAGTTCCAGTTAAGGGGGTGCTACAGAATTTCATCTATAGTCATGCTTTTCTATCTAGAGTCATGTGTTTTCTATATTAATTTCACTTGGTGGTGTTTTAGTTTAGCTTTAGCTAAGCTTTATTTTGCTCCTCATTCTTTACTTTAGTTCTCCTCAATTTAGATTAGggaatattttttatttctataaagCATCCCTTTATGCATTGTaaaattcattttgcaatcttttcttttgaggaatatggCATATTTTTCTTGCTACTTTTGTTTGTGGAAGATGTTCTCGTATGTTGTTTGATTTTGCAGGCTTGCATTGCAAACTTTTGTGTTGCGAAATTCAATATGAATAAAGTAATTAATGGACCTAATAAATTAAATACTTAGATAatttcctaattactccaacaaaatattataattaatCCATAATTAGCTAAATGTGGCATGTCATGATCATATGCATCATATTGTTGGGCTATATTATATCCCTTGTGCTTTCTTTGATAAGGATGTCATTTTGAGTGTTGAGAATCATCGTGCCACTTGATGTTCCTTCTTTATTGGGATTTCCCTGAGCTATATTCTATTATACCAACAATGATTAGTGTCATGCATGTTGGTATTGCAGATGTGACGCCATCAATTTTCCTTTTGAGGCTTCTACTGCTATTGTTTCTTTTATGGTTGTTTTTATGGTGGCCCCTTTTATAACTTTTGACCATGCTATTATCTCAAGATTaatgtgttgtcttcaaaatcatcTTGCACCAACTATATGGCTTCTTTCTATTGAAGAAAATTCCCCACTTTTTCAAATTATACCTTCTTCTTGGTGATGTTCAATATCATTAAAAAGGTATGAAAATagaatgaaagatatttcaaagtGATCATGACCAACAATTTTTCCTCTACCTTGTCTCTGAGTGTTATAAGTTATACTCATAATTCTAACATCTAGCATAAGAACTACTAATTTCTTGCCAATTTTTGTATGAAGTGATTGAAACTATGACTGAAGATGGAGGACTCTTATCTAGTTATTCACCTTGTATATGATggatagagcatcctataactCCTTTGATGTTCTCACATCATGGACATGTGGATAAACCTCATCAAATATGTAGAGTATGATCAACATCAAGGGTTTTGCATTCACTTTGTCAAACTTCTTCTACTTACCTACATTAGTTATACATTGTGCTACTAATGATTCCCCATTGCTCTTTATAGTGGAGAATTTTGTGCATATTCATCTTTCATGTGGCATAGTTAGGTCATTTTAGGAGTTGAGAATCTAAGAGAAGAAACATTGGTCCAAATATGATGAAACCACAAAACATAACTTTGATGTTTCAACAATAAATTTATTATCATAATATACTTAAATTTGTTAAATTAAGACATTAaagagagattaaaattagaacaACCAGAATTTCAACTCATTTGAAAGAGAAATTAATTCATCAAATGCCTACCAAAGGCTACTTCAAGCATAAGAAATTACCAAATATTCCAAACTTTACATTGGTAGAGAGAGAAGAAAAACTTTATTAATCTTTCATACCCCCTACCTCTTTCAGATGCCTAATTTTATAATACTGAGAAACACATGAATTAGATGTTCAAGTATTATATTCATGTCTACTACTTACAAGTCCAACATGCTTTCTTCATGCATCTCATACCATGTAGAGAAAAATAATCTCTTTGGCCTATGTGGATTTGGTACACATCACTACTCTTTATAACCAAGGAACTATCTAGTAGCTTGCATGGGCACAAACCAAGTTATTTGTTGCTTTTACTCTTTATCACTCTAGAGAGATCACCATAACTTGCTTTCAATGCATCATCCTAGTGAGACTTCTTTAGCTTATTTCATCCCTTCTCCAAGCCATTCTAAAATATATAGGCTCTGATACTATAATGAAGAAAACTAATCTTGAATGAAATTCTAAGAAATGATCTCTAACAACCTAGAAATGTGCAAAACAATTAGAAAATGAAGTTATTGATTGGCATGATTGAAAAAATGAATAATTATgttcaatgatacaatgtaatacAAGAGTTGTGATGCAGCTAGAGTCCCTACCTCTTGCAAAAAATAGGAGGAATATTTGTAGGCCTTAGTGTGGTATctgcaaacaagatatcaaattcAAAATGATTGATCTAAGAAAGTAGTGAttgaaattaaaaactaaaaagatCACTATAACCATTGTTTGTTGTAGACAAGATGCCAATTTTAGAATAAATGATCTAGGAAAGTATAGGGAGATAAGACATTGAGTTGAAATGAATGATCTAGGAAAGCATAGTGactataatttaaaacataaaaatacaaGATCACTACATACATGATTTTTTGTAGACAAGGTGTAAAGTTCAACATCAAGCAAGTGAAATGCAAAAATAGACCAATATTTGGTATGAAACTTCACAATATACATACACAAGTCAAGAAAGGAGGATTAAATCACAAATACTTCAAAGTTACAAAACATAAGGTAAAATGACATAGAGCTCAAAGATAGAGAAAATATACTAAAATCATAGACATTGTAATACAATAGAAAATGAGCATGACAAAAACTATGCTAAATTTAGGTAGtgtaaaattacaaaaaaattatttagataTAGGGTGTAGTAGTAAAAATATCCTAATTAAAAATCAGTCACCAATTTGAACCCAGCAAGTAATTCATCAAGTTTAGATTGTGAAAAAAAACATGCAAAGTGCACTCAAATAAATTGAGAAGTATGATTGTAATGTAAAAGAAGAGACGTATTCTCACCCATTCTAGATGAAAATGGGAAACTATATCCTcagatttttttctttttaaatggaGGTGTTGCAAAGAATTATCATAATGTATAGTAGTGaattatcccctctctctctctctctctctctctctctctcactctctctctctctctctctctctctctctctctctctctctctctctctctctctctctctctctctctctctctctctctctctctatatatatatatatatatatatatatatatatatatatatatatatatatatatccaagtaGATAAAAGGAGGAAACTAACTAATATAATATAGTAGGTTCATATCttcaagaggaagaaaatgaatggGGTGCAAAATATGATTTTAATGGATACAAGTGGATTCTCTCTCCCTATCCAAGTACAAAGAGGGAAGACACTGAATGATCTCATATTAGGTTTGTATCTTccattagaaaaaataaatttaaaattagcaCAAAAACATATTTACAAAATGAGGCTAAAATTAGTGTCATACAAGATACTCTCTTTCTAAACTGTAAAACATTAAAACCTACTTTATATATGATATGATTATGTTTTTATAAATAGAATTATCTTTCTCAGATAATGTAGGCTAAAAGGAAAAATTATAATGAATTCTAATACTGTACGTAAAGCTAACAATGAATTCTCCAAACCTTATAGTGAAAGAGAGAACATCGATCCATCTGATGAGGGTGACAAAAAAGTAAAACTAGAGtgcaaaaataagtagagaaaATCAAATATGATCACCTCAAACTACTCATAGGTTAAATAAGAGTGGAGTTTTTTCATGTGGAAGCAATGAACATATGTAGTAGGCAACTAAGTCAATCAACACATGATCATGCAATTAACAACTTTAAACAAGAGAAGATGGTCATTGTGAACCACcatattttaaatttcttttattttcaaaattccatctcaTCTAGGAGGAAAACCACAATGGATTAAAAAATTGGAAACAACTACGTTATCCTTTTATGTTGCACATCTATATGTAGCCTACAAGCTCAAAAAGGACAAAAAGATATTAGTCTCTACTTTAAATATTTATCCTGCTCGTTGCTTATTAGTtagaatatttttcaattttttttaattggaaATGCCAAAAACCCCATCAAAATTAAGACCAACCAATtagaaaaaataaaagataaataaaaattagaTGTGAAAAAATACAGTAGTTCAAACCATAAGATAAATATTTAATTTCTCTTCTAGTGGGATTTTTGAAACAAAATAATTACATTTTGTTAAAACTAAAAATACTTGTCTCTAGTGGGTGGGGGCTAATAAATAGTTACACTAACATATATTTCTCTAAACAAAGATTCCCCTGAACATTTTTGTCATTTCGTGTTATTACAAGAATCAAAATTTctataaagaaaatattaagaaatATTTGTGCATCAATATTACATTGAAACAACTACATACTTTGTTTGTATTTTCTATGTTATGATagatttatcaaatagatattacAAAAATTCATCCTACTTATTTACATTCTTTGTTTTATTATATGATAAAAAATAATGCTAACTACTTTATTCACTGCTTACTCTAAACAAATGAGTTATTTGGCCACATTTAAGCGAGAGCTCTAGGAGATGAATGTATCATGATGTACATATATGAATCTCAGAAAAATTCCTTATATTCCTCATATTTGTATATGAAACACAAGGAGTAAGAATAACATTATATAAATCAATGTtttaaagaaatgtcttcaagtagttatATAAAACAAATATCATATAGTGAAACTCTagcaataaatattttatttggtgGATATAGATACATTAATTCTAGATATACATATTTTTTCTACATTCTATAGTCATTTTTCATGTTATAATATGAGAAAAAAACTAGTAAAAAAgtttaagaaaaatataaaagaTACAAATAAAGTACTATGATTATACATTTATCAATCCAAGAAGAAaattttagaattatttaattagatTTTCCATGTTATAATAAGGAAAATGACATTATGCAATCAAAATGAATGAAAattgcaatatttaaaaaataataattcaaatctAAAATTCATCATAAACTCATTTGATTTCTCCTTCATCCACCCATGAGGATTTCTACTATTGTTGATTTAATCCCACCCCCCAATAGTCTACCAAGTATCCAATAGTGATAGACCAAAGAAAATTCAATTGGCACAAGGATTGGGTGGGAGCATATAGTTATTGGGGGGATTTTAGTTAGGCAGGTCATATCAACAAGCTATAGATGTTAGAAAGCTTATTTAGAATTTAATCAACAAAAAATTGTCCAACAAGCTTGTTATCTCAAAGAAACAAAACAAGTTAGGTTATGATAACCAATCAAGGTATGATAATCAAAGACACGTGACTTTTGTCACTAGAGACCAAGTAAGCTATATAAAATACATGGATAAGAACAATGTAGTTCTCATAGcaaatgatgatccatggtgccaCATATGTATAAAAGCTCATCTTCTTAAGATAAGAAAGACAAAGAACTAAGTCTATATCTTTTTAAGATAAGCACAAAATAGTTCAAACATGAAAATATCATGTGTCAATGTTTCTATATTTGGTTCTAAATATTCTCCAAGAATACTAACTATTTACTAAGAAAATCTCACAATGGTACTAACTATATTAACATAAACAATTTCAAGGACCAATATAAAAAAATAGTATTActataaaaattaaatgcaaacaatTGAAAAAGAAAATGGGGAATATAATCTCACAATCCTAAATAACCCTTTGGCATAATAACATGTAttgataaaaatatataaattgataAGGATTTAGTAAAACAATACTTACAAATTGAGAATTataaaaatctagaaaaagttgAAATTTAGTTAGAATTCTACCTCCTCTTGCTCTTTAAATCAAAAGGAAAACTAACCAACaaaaaaataaatctatatatatatatatatatatatatatatatatatgattgaatataaaaaaaattaacatccAGACTAACTTACTCCTTTCTCAAACAAAAAGCAACTTACCATTCATCACTACCATTCAACATTAGTAGTGACCGTAGTCTTCTTAAATTATGTGGTTTGTGATAAGACAAAACTTCATTATTTCAACTAACAAAATATTTTCTCCAAAAAAATATGTCTTTTTATATTAAATTGGAGATTAGATTTATTTTGCCATATCTACATATATAGATTTGAGTGACACCTTTAATAAATGTAGTGTCATTCACTAGACAAAATATTATAATTGCCAGTGTCCTTTACTAGGCAGAATATTATAGAATCAAAAATAGAATGAATGTACACCAGTAATTTATGAATCAAATGaaagtaaaaaaatatatatataatggaaATTCATCCCAACAATATAAAAGTTTGgtaatatttaaaataacattcaagtagCTGGGTAGAGTGGTAATGCTCTCGCCACGTCACTACTACTGCAACTTGTCTATTCACTCCACCTTTTATTAAACTGAATGAGTTGCTAGTGCATGCACTAAAAAATATTGACCATAAATTCAGTCTTGATAAGAAATCATTGAAAGAAAGAATCAGAAGTGGCCATCAAATCATATCAGAATAGAACGAGTCACCATATTTTGGTTCCTCCGAACACTAGATTTGCGTTTAAGACACGTTTCAGACTTATTATCCGTGTAATTTTGCCTCCCTCTTAGCCAGGGCGCTCTTGGAGGGTTCATAAATTTGATTTCATTCTTCAAACTTGGCAACAGTTTTGAACAGCCCATTATTTGTTAAACTGTCGTAATATATTTAGTTCAGTGTGCATTAATACACTTTCCATTATCTGTTATCCCAAAATAAGCAGAGAATGGAAATAAGAGAGAATGGGAATGGTAGAGTGGAGAAAGTAGATATGGAGGTCGATGTAGCGATTGCAGGAGGGGGCTTGGCTGGGCTTTCTCTAGCAGTTGGGCTTCATCATCGTGGGATTGACGCCTATGTTTTTGAGAAGGCTCCTCATCTCAGAATGGATTCTGCAACTGGCGTCAGCCTAGCTGCAAATGGTATTTCTATTATTATCAGTTTGttaagttaggtacattgaattgaTATTCGATTTAAAGTCCTTGTTTTCTCTTAGCAATCCATGATGAATGTATTTTGCCCAGCAATGAGGGCTCTGGAAGGAGTGAAGCCTGGACTCTCCAAGCAAATTGAAGAGATATTCATGTCGACTGCTCTATATATTGTGGTAAGGGATGAAGATGGAACCGAAACTAGGCAGTTGTTACCCGGAGAGTATACTATGGCAGGTTGGAGGTTTTGCCAACAAGTGCTGGCAAATAATGTGGACAACTCCAAGGTTTTCTGTAATCACCGTTTTCTGTCTTATAAGACAGTACAGGTATGGAAGATTATAGCTGATTAATCTTACATTCAATTGTCTAAACATGAATTTATTGTTTACACGTTCTTTGGTGGCCATCAGGGCGGTGTGGAGGCGCAGTTTCTGGTGAAGGGTGAGAATGGGGAAGAATCAGATTGTATAAAGGTGTTGCGTGCCAAATTGTTGGTGGGAGCAGATGGATTGTGGTCCAGAGTGCGACACATCATGGTCGGGGATCGTCCTCGTTATCTCAATTACCTCAACTGGAATGCGCTCGTCTACACGCCCAATGGAAAGTAAGCATTTTAATAAATGAATGAAGAGAAGTTTTGAATGATATAGATAAAAAAAAGAATACATTATTCCCATTACTCATTATGTAGTCTTACTACCGAAATCCGTGCAGAGTTTTCAAGTACAACAAAGGGGAAGTGAACATGATTCACAGTAGAGACGAACGGGTTTTGGCCTACATGAGTGATATAGGTCGGTAGTTCAATTGTGTAATGTACGAAAATGTATTATTTTTGGTTTTAAAGATGATATGAATGAATAAATAATTTGTTACTTCTATGGAAAACTGATCTAGTAacttttatattcttttttatttcaaACTACTAAAATAATAGGCACTCTTTCTTGTTCTCATACCTTAaaagtgttttctatcattccACTCACATTACAATTGGGTGCGTAGGGCGTGGTTATTGCCTTTGGCT
The nucleotide sequence above comes from Cryptomeria japonica chromosome 11, Sugi_1.0, whole genome shotgun sequence. Encoded proteins:
- the LOC131047106 gene encoding zeaxanthin epoxidase, chloroplastic isoform X2, with translation MEIRENGNGRVEKVDMEVDVAIAGGGLAGLSLAVGLHHRGIDAYVFEKAPHLRMDSATGVSLAANAMRALEGVKPGLSKQIEEIFMSTALYIVVRDEDGTETRQLLPGEYTMAGWRFCQQVLANNVDNSKVFCNHRFLSYKTVQGGVEAQFLVKGENGEESDCIKVLRAKLLVGADGLWSRVRHIMVGDRPRYLNYLNWNALVYTPNGKVFKYNKGEVNMIHSRDERVLAYMSDIGRGYCLWLLRCLDTDGKLEKDFEERFSAGLDKSVSKQRALDILKEMNGWDDLRAAIEATDHNLIYERRSMDRLPLDKWTDEGGHVLLIGDAAHGMYSAAGMGARTAFEDSHQLTVELEKV
- the LOC131047106 gene encoding zeaxanthin epoxidase, chloroplastic isoform X3, encoding MEIRENGNGRVEKVDMEVDVAIAGGGLAGLSLAVGLHHRGIDAYVFEKAPHLRMDSATGVSLAANAMRALEGVKPGLSKQIEEIFMSTALYIVVRDEDGTETRQLLPGEYTMAGWRFCQQVLANNVDNSKVFCNHRFLSYKTVQGGVEAQFLVKGENGEESDCIKVLRAKLLVGADGLWSRVRHIMVGDRPRYLNYLNWNALVYTPNGKVFKYNKGEVNMIHSRDERVLAYMSDIGRGYCLWLLRCLDTDGKLEKDFEERFSAGLDKSVSKQRALDILKEMNGWDDLRAAIEATDHNLIYERRSMDRLPLDKWTDEGGHVLLIGDAAHGMYSAAGMGARTAFEDSHQLTV
- the LOC131047106 gene encoding zeaxanthin epoxidase, chloroplastic isoform X1, whose translation is MEIRENGNGRVEKVDMEVDVAIAGGGLAGLSLAVGLHHRGIDAYVFEKAPHLRMDSATGVSLAANAMRALEGVKPGLSKQIEEIFMSTALYIVVRDEDGTETRQLLPGEYTMAGWRFCQQVLANNVDNSKVFCNHRFLSYKTVQGGVEAQFLVKGENGEESDCIKVLRAKLLVGADGLWSRVRHIMVGDRPRYLNYLNWNALVYTPNGKVFKYNKGEVNMIHSRDERVLAYMSDIGRGYCLWLLRCLDTDGKLEKDFEERFSAGLDKSVSKQRALDILKEMNGWDDLRAAIEATDHNLIYERRSMDRLPLDKWTDEGGHVLLIGDAAHGMYSAAGMGARTAFEDSHQLTVELEKAFKTSNIEKGIQDALHRFEFQRIPRVRKIQRFASDMTEQECFQSEEARRLVPEQKAERFNEFTRWTCQYPFNMQGDFNSTWCKP